One part of the Ziziphus jujuba cultivar Dongzao chromosome 2, ASM3175591v1 genome encodes these proteins:
- the LOC107434117 gene encoding pentatricopeptide repeat-containing protein At4g02750 yields MRGSSHFRKFHGSCSRSLQTQPIGGNKLLDTNISTSKPIPSKKTLTQKHHPNNKLSSPSEADIVKWNMAITTHMRDGRCEAALRVFNTMPRRSSVSYNTMISGYLSNDKFDLARDMFDKMPEKDLVSWNVMLSGFVRYRDLGAARLLFERMPERDVVSWNAMLSGYAHNGYVDEARKIFEMMPYRNGISWNGLLAAYVQNGRIEDARRLFESKADWEVVSWNCLMGGYVKKKSLVYARQLFDRMPLRDKVSWNTMITGYAQNGEMSEARRLFEESPIRDVFAWTAMVSGYVQNGMLDEARRIFDEMPEKNSVSWNAMIAGYVQYKRMDMARELFEAIPCRNVSSWNTMITGYSQNNDIAYARVIFDRMPHRDSISWAAIIAGYAQNGQSEEALHLFLEMKREGERLTRSCFTCALSTCADIAALETGKQLHGRVVKVGYETGCYVGNALLVMYCKCGSIEEAYGVFKGIAEKDVVSWNTMIAGYARHGYGKEALDVFESMKAAGIKPDDVTLVGVLSACSHTGLVERGTKCFYAMNQDYGITANSKHYTCMIDLLGRAGRLDEAQKLMRSMPFEPDAATWGALLGASRIHGNTELGEKAAEMIFEMEPENAGMYVLLSNLYAASSRWSDVGKMRLKMKDKGVKKVPGYSWVEAQNKIHTFSVGDSVHPEKDKIYAFLEELDLKMKLDGYVSSTKLVLHDVEEEEKEHMLKYHSEKLAVAYAILSIPAGRPIRVIKNLRVCEDCHNAIKHISKIVGRLIIVRDSNRFHHFSEGSCSCGDYW; encoded by the exons ATGCGCGGGAGTTCCCATTTCAGGAAGTTCCACGGAAGCTGTTCACGTTCGCTCCAAACCCAACCTATCGGCGGCAACAAACTCCTAGACACCAACATTTCAACTTCCAAACCAATCCCATCGAAGAAAACATTGACCCAGAAGCACCATCCCAACAACAAGCTTTCCAGCCCATCAGAAGCCGACATTGTCAAATGGAACATGGCCATCACGACCCACATGCGCGACGGCCGATGCGAGGCTGCCCTTCGTGTCTTCAACACCATGCCCCGTCGCAGTTCGGTCAGCTACAACACCATGATATCTGGGTACTTGTCCAATGACAAGTTTGATCTTGCTAGAGATATGTTTGACAAAATGCCTGAGAAAGATTTGGTTTCGTGGAATGTTATGCTTAGTGGGTTTGTGAGGTATAGGGATCTTGGTGCAGCACGTTTGTTGTTCGAACGGATGCCTGAAAGGGATGTCGTTTCCTGGAATGCTATGTTATCGGGTTATGCTCACAATGGGTATGTCGATGAGGCCAGGAAGATTTTTGAGATGATGCCTTATAGGAATGGGATATCATGGAATGGGTTGCTTGCAGCCTATGTGCAGAATGGAAGGATAGAGGATGCTCGTAGATTGTTCGAGTCAAAAGCGGACTGGGAAGTGGTTTCTTGGAATTGTTTAATGGGTGGGTATGTAAAGAAGAAGAGTTTAGTTTATGCCAGACAGCTTTTTGATCGAATGCCTTTGAGGGATAAAGTTTCGTGGAATACCATGATTACAGGTTATGCCCAAAATGGGGAAATGTCTGAGGCAAGGAGATTGTTTGAGGAGTCTCCTATACGAGATGTGTTTGCATGGACAGCAATGGTGTCAGGTTATGTGCAGAATGGAATGTTGGATGAAGCAAGAAGAATTTTTGATGAAATGCCAGAAAAGAATTCTGTTTCGTGGAATGCAATGATTGCAGGCTATGTTCAATATAAGAGAATGGACATGGCAAGGGAATTGTTCGAGGCAATACCTTGTCGTAATGTCAGTTCTTGGAATACAATGATCACTGGCTACTCTCAGAATAATGATATTGCTTATGCTAGAGTTATTTTTGATAGAATGCCTCATCGTGATTCCATCTCTTGGGCAGCTATTATTGCTGGCTATGCTCAAAATGGTCAAAGTGAAGAGGCTTTGCATCTTTTTCTGGAAATGAAAAGAGAAGGTGAAAGGTTGACTAGGTCTTGTTTTACCTGTGCTTTGAGCACTTGTGCTGATATTGCTGCCTTAGAGACAGGGAAGCAATTGCATGGACGAGTGGTAAAAGTAGGATATGAAACTGGATGCTATGTAGGAAATGCACTCCTTGTTATGTATTGTAAGTGTGGAAGCATAGAGGAGGCATATGGTGTGTTCAAAGGGATAGCAGAAAAAGATGTTGTCTCGTGGAACACAATGATTGCTGGCTATGCAAGGCATGGATATGGTAAAGAGGCACTTGATGTTTTTGAGTCAATGAAGGCAGCAGGAATCAAGCCAGACGATGTCACATTG GTAGGTGTATTGTCTGCTTGTAGTCATACTGGTCTGGTAGAGAGAGGCACAAAATGCTTTTACGCAATGAATCAGGATTATGGCATAACTGCAAATTCGAAACATTACACATGCATGATTGATCTCTTAGGTCGAGCTGGGCGCCTGGATGAGGCCCAAAAGTTAATGAGAAGTATGCCCTTTGAACCAGATGCTGCAACATGGGGAGCTCTACTTGGTGCAAGCAGGATTCATGGAAATACTGAATTAGGTGAAAAGGCAGCAGAGATGATTTTTGAGATGGAGCCTGAAAATGCAGGTATGTATGTCCTTCTCTCAAATTTATATGCAGCTTCCAGCAGATGGAGTGATGTTGGTAAGATGAGATTGAAAATGAAGGATAAGGGAGTGAAGAAAGTACCTGGATATAGTTGGGTTGAAGCACAAAACAAAATTCATACGTTTTCGGTTGGGGATTCTGTACACCCGGAGAAGGATAAGATATATGCCTTCTTAGAAGAATTGGATTTGAAAATGAAGCTGGATGGGTATGTTTCTTCTACAAAGTTGGTTCTACATGATGTGGAAGAAGAGGAGAAAGAACACATGCTCAAATATCACAGTGAGAAATTGGCTGTTGCATATGCAATTTTGTCAATACCAGCTGGCAGACCCATCCGTGTTATAAAGAACTTACGGGTGTGTGAAGACTGTCACAATGCCATCAAACACATATCGAAGATTGTGGGAAGGTTGATAATTGTAAGGGACTCTAACCGTTTTCACCACTTCAGCGAGGGTTCATGTTCTTGTGGAGATTACTGGTGA
- the LOC107434113 gene encoding laccase-1: MEVSCHLRCRLVGMLMVVMLVGVQKIPSSSAQTTQRFQFTVEWKKVSRLCHTKPLLTVNGEYPGPTIAVHEGDDVEVKVTNRIAQNTTIHWHGIRQLRTGWADGPAYITQCPINGGKSYTYKFKVVDQRGTLFWHAHYAWQRASIYGAFIIYPRLPYPFSAPIQAEIPIIFGEWWNGDVDTVEKEMTMYGAGPNLSDAYTINGLPGPLYPCSNEDTFKQTVERGKTYMLRIINAALNDELFFAVANHTLTVVEIDAVYTKPFKTNAIMIAPGQTTNILLTADQLPDSSGMFVMAARPYVTGIFPFDNSTTIGFLRYKQPRIAEKTKIPTIPNGSFALGNLPEMTDTEFATEFSNKLRSLGSPQYPCNVPKTVDKRVMISISLNLQDCPANKTCKGYKGKSFFASMNNQSFVRPSSSILECYYKNLKIINKYAGFPEKPPREFDYTGGNPMTQNMNTEFGSKLLVVPYGTNLELVLQGTNLLNEENHPIHVHGHNFFIVGKGFGNFNAAKDPSKYNLVDPVERNTVAVPSGGWAAIRFKADNPGVWFIHCHLEAHTSWGLAMGFIVKNGPGPSQRLLPPPPDLPSC; this comes from the exons ATGGAGGTTTCGTGCCACTTACGTTGTAGGTTAGTAGGAATGTTAATGGTAGTCATGCTGGTTGGGGTTCAAAAAATACCATCTTCTTCTGCACAAACCACTCAGCGTTTTCAATTTACT GTTGAATGGAAGAAAGTGAGCCGTTTGTGTCACACAAAGCCACTTCTAACGGTGAATGGAGAATATCCAGGTCCAACCATTGCAGTCCATGAAGGTGACGATGttgaagttaaagtcactaatCGCATTGCTCAAAATACTACCATCCATTG GCATGGAATAAGGCAATTGAGAACAGGGTGGGCTGATGGTCCAGCTTACATTACACAATGCCCTATCAATGGAGGAAAGTCATACACATACAAGTTCAAAGTGGTAGACCAAAGAGGCACTCTGTTTTGGCATGCTCACTATGCTTGGCAAAGAGCATCTATTTATGGTGCTTTCATCATTTACCCTCGCTTGCCTTATCCTTTCTCAGCTCCAATCCAAGCTGAAATACCCATTATATTTG GTGAATGGTGGAATGGAGATGTAGATACAGTTGAAAAAGAGATGACCATGTATGGAGCTGGACCTAATTTGTCAGATGCTTATACCATTAATGGTTTGCCAGGACCTCTCTATCCTTGCTCTAACGAAG ATACATTTAAACAAACAGTAGAAAGAGGCAAAACCTACATGCTTAGAATCATCAATGCAGCACTCAACGACGAGCTCTTCTTTGCAGTAGCTAATCACACACTAACAGTTGTGGAGATTGATGCAGTTTACACAAAACCATTCAAAACCAATGCCATTATGATAGCTCCTGGACAAACCACAAATATTCTTCTTACTGCTGATCAACTTCCTGATTCTTCTGGCATGTTTGTAATGGCAGCAAGGCCTTATGTCACGGGAATTTTCCCTTTCGACAACTCCACCACCATCGGTTTCTTGCGCTACAAGCAACCGAGAATTGCTGAAAAGACCAAGATCCCAACCATTCCCAATGGTAGTTTTGCTCTTGGAAATCTTCCTGAGATGACGGACACTGAATTTGCCACTGAGTTTTCTAACAAGCTCAGGAGCCTTGGATCCCCTCAGTATCCATGTAATGTGCCTAAAACAGTTGACAAGCGAGTCATGATATCCATAAGCCTTAATCTTCAAGATTGTCCTGCAAACAAAACTTGCAAGGGATATAAGGGGAAGAGCTTCTTTGCTTCTATGAACAACCAATCTTTTGTTCGTCCTTCCTCTTCAATATTGGAATGCTATTATAAGAACCTCAAAATCATTAATAAGTATGCAGGATTCCCTGAAAAGCCTCCGAGAGAATTCGATTATACTGGAGGAAATCCAATGACACAGAACATGAACACAGAATTCGGAAGCAAACTCTTGGTAGTTCCTTATGGTACAAATTTAGAACTTGTTTTGCAGGGTACAAATTTACTTAATGAGGAGAACCATCCAATTCATGTCCATGGCCACAATTTCTTCATTGTTGGTAAAGGGTTTGGGAATTTCAATGCTGCCAAAGATCCATCAAAATACAATCTTGTTGATCCTGTAGAAAGGAACACAGTGGCAGTTCCAAGTGGTGGATGGGCTGCAATTAGATTCAAGGCAGATAATCCAGGAGTTTGGTTCATACATTGCCATCTTGAAGCGCATACTTCTTGGGGTCTTGCAATGGGCTTCATTGTTAAAAATGGTCCTGGCCCATCTCAACGCTTGCTTCCTCCCCCACCAGATCTTCCCTCCTGTTAA
- the LOC107434114 gene encoding uncharacterized GPI-anchored protein At4g28100, translating into MSSIQIPPLFIFFFLFLSSISGLPNPDPAAIQPFHPTTTTSSSSSSSPPATIPAFPEQSDIAACPLDLPDQFFHGIKTACGSTKDGGAGGKLRRTRCCPVLAAWLYSAYSETALGISRVGKVASAVVGHNTTSYDMPLLPDDSETCVADLDKALQAKGIELARPNETCDVVYCYCGIRLHPLSCSEAFSLNSNGKLVGDERVKRLEKDCLSSSNNVNGFPGLGGCSKCLNSLRLLNSKKALNTSKIEDRTTKMHNKDCQLMGLTWLLAKNRTAYIHTVSAVLRAIMLSTDGSTPRSCTLSSDGMPLAVDSTEIPDPSSSTTLGAPISLSIGSVFFVVYALHIMVIPKLVRL; encoded by the exons ATGTCCTCCATCCAAATACCACCactctttatcttcttcttcttattcctcTCTTCCATTTCGGGTCTACCCAACCCGGACCCGGCAGCGATCCAACCATTCCACCCCACAacaacaacatcatcatcatcatcatcatctccgCCGGCGACGATTCCCGCATTCCCAGAACAATCCGACATCGCGGCTTGCCCTCTTGATCTCCCGGACCAGTTCTTCCACGGTATAAAAACGGCATGCGGGTCGACCAAAGATGGCGGCGCCGGAGGAAAACTCCGGCGGACTAGGTGCTGTCCTGTCCTGGCGGCGTGGCTTTACTCTGCTTACTCCGAAACCGCATTGGGCATCAGTAGAGTTGGGAAAGTAGCGTCGGCGGTGGTGGGTCATAATACGACGTCGTATGACATGCCGTTGTTGCCGGATGACTCGGAGACCTGCGTGGCGGATTTGGATAAAGCATTGCAAGCGAAAGGGATCGAACTGGCTAGGCCGAATGAGACCTGCGATGTGGTATATTGCTACTGCGGGATCAGATTGCATCCACTGAGCTGTTCGGAGGCATTTTCGTTAAACTCAAATGGGAAACTCGTTGGGGATGAGAGAGTGAAGAGATTGGAGAAAGATTGCTTGAGTAGCAGCAACAATGTCAATGGGTTTCCGGGTCTTGGTGGGTGCTCCAAATGCTTGAACAGTCTTCGTCTG CTTAACAGCAAGAAAGCTTTGAATACAAGCAAAATAGAGGACAGGACCACAAAGATGCATAACAAAGATTGCCAGCTGATGGGTCTGACATGGCTCCTTGCCAAGAACCGAACGGCTTATATCCACACCGTCTCCGCTGTCTTACGAGCGATCATGTTGAGCACTGATGGCTCTACTCCTCGATCGTGCACTCTCAGTAGCGATGGAATGCCTCTAGCCGTTGATTCTACTGAAATACCAGATCCTTCATCATCAACAACTCTTGGAGCACCTATCTCTTTATCCATTGGATcggttttttttgttgtataTGCACTTCACATCATGGTCATTCCAAAGCTAGTTAGGCTATGA
- the LOC107434115 gene encoding protein MOTHER of FT and TFL1, translating to MAASVDPLVVGRVIGDVVDMFIPRVTMSVYFGPKHVTNGCDIKPSIAINPPKITISGHADELYTLVLTDPDAPSPSEPSMREWVHWIVVDIPGGTNPFRGTEILPYIGPKPPVGIHRYILVLFQQKNPVGAVEQPASRANFNTRLFSSQLDLGLPVATVYFNSQKEPASKKR from the exons ATGGCTGCCTCCGTTGACCCGCTTGTTGTTGGCCGTGTGATCGGTGATGTGGTGGACATGTTTATTCCAAGGGTCACTATGTCTGTTTACTTTGGTCCTAAGCATGTCACTAATGGCTGTGATATAAAACCATCCATTGCCATCAATCCGCCCAAAATCACCATCTCCGGCCATGCTGATGAGCTCTACACTCTG GTTTTGACAGACCCTGATGCTCCAAGTCCAAGTGAGCCGAGCATGCGAGAATGGGTTCACTG GATCGTTGTTGATATTCCAGGAGGAACAAATCCATTCCGAG GAACTGAGATTTTGCCCTATATCGGACCAAAGCCACCGGTAGGGATTCACCGCTACATTCTGGTACTGTTCCAGCAGAAGAATCCGGTTGGGGCGGTGGAGCAGCCAGCTTCTCGAGCCAACTTCAACACTCGCTTATTTTCTTCGCAGCTTGACCTTGGCCTGCCTGTTGCCACCGTCTACTTCAACTCTCAGAAGGAGCCGGCTAGCAAGAAACGCTGA